A portion of the Oncorhynchus masou masou isolate Uvic2021 chromosome 11, UVic_Omas_1.1, whole genome shotgun sequence genome contains these proteins:
- the LOC135548822 gene encoding janus kinase and microtubule-interacting protein 2-like isoform X4 translates to MAKKGRTKGEKPEALISALQAANEDLRSKLTDIQIELHQEKCKVSKLEREKVQECKRIREQEQHRHTATLTEQRAKWHEEKQKELQALRENLVRQHEQEQARVAKIKDQENQRLKAALSAMRDGSGEKVRTALTLEAKEEARRFFDVERVKLLQEISELKQNKKQMDEALSTMIQADKMKAGDLRSEHQMHQDQISKIKWDSEKDIRRLVDEIKSKERTIFSLEKELENAIGLQQKMQMQKDALDDQLFLVKEAECNLGSPKREIPGRAGDGAEHCGSPDMRRNQRRMADLNSTIRKLEDRNSLLVDERNELLKRVRESEKQCKPMLEKNKMLNKRNDDLSQTLQRMEEKLKGLAKENLEMKEKISSHPPLKKSNCKSLNDLDQAHDDQEIEFLKLQVLEQQSIIDELTRDREKLLRKKRHKRSNRQIKRHIVVDTFFGYDEESMDSETSSVASFRMDRTPATPDEDLDEGLANEESELRFRQLTREYQALQRAYALLQEHQGGLLDAEMEAKAQEQLHADVLRYKAKIEDLEKELAHKGQDSKWVEEKQLFFRRNQELLDKVEKLDGKCSRQQQELQDSKDQNELLEFRILELEERERKSPPFNHLRMHPFSEGVSALQIYCMKEGVKDVCIPDLIKLLDILGDNGNLRNEEQVAIIQASTVLSLAEKWIQQIEGTEAALHQKMMDLELEMEMFCKQKGYLEEELDYRKSALDQAYVQIQELEATLYNALQQDKVIGYGEPLSDMQKDELRTSVEKLRRQMLRKSREFDCQVLAERMELLHQAHQRIRDLEDKTDIQRRQIKDLEEKFLFLFLFFSLAFIIWP, encoded by the exons ATGGCGAAGAAGGGCCGTACCAAGGGCGAGAAGCCCGAAGCGCTCATCTCTGCCCTACAGGCGGCTAACGAAGATCTCAGGTCCAAACTGACTGACATTCAAATAGAACTGCATCAAGAGAAATGCAAG GTGAGTAAGTTGGAGCGTGAGAAGGTGCAAGAGTGCAAGCGGATCCGGGAGCAGGAGCAGCACCGGCACACGGCCACGCTGACAGAGCAGCGAGCCAAATGGCACGAAGAGAAGCAAAAAGAGCTCCAGGCACTCAGGGAGAACCTGGTCCGCCAGCACGAGCAGGAGCAGGCCCGGGTGGCCAAGATCAAGGACCAAGAGAACCAGCGGCTCAAGGCGGCGCTGAGCGCCATGCGGGACGGCAGCGGAGAGAAGGTGCGCACGGCGCTGACCCTAGAGGCCAAGGAGGAGGCACGACGCTTTTTCGACGTGGAGAGGGTCAAGCTGCTGCAAGAGATCTCGGAGCTCAAGCAGAACAAAAAGCAGATGGACGAGGCACTCAGCACCATGATTCAGGCGGATAAGATGAAGGCCGGGGATCTGCGCTCCGAGCATCAGATGCATCAGGATCAGATCTCCAAAATCAAGTGGGACAGCGAGAAGGACATCCGCAGACTG GTGGATGAGATCAAATCCAAAGAGCGCACCATCTTCTCTCTGGAGAAGGAGCTGGAGAATGCCATTGGCTTGCAGCAGAAGATGCAGATGCAAAAGGATGCCCTGGATGACCAGCTGTTCCTGGTCAAGGAGGCAGAGTGTAACCTGGGCAGCCCCAAGAGAGAGATCCCCGGGCGGGCTGGGGACGGGGCGGAGCACTGTGGCAGCCCG GACATGCGCAGGAACCAGAGACGCATGGCTGACCTCAACTCCACCATCCGCAAGCTGGAGGACCGCAACTCACTGCTAGTGGATGAGAGGAATGAACTG ctaaAGCGTGTGCGGGAGTCGGAGAAGCAGTGCAAGCCCATGCTGGAAAAGAACAAGATGCTGAACAAGAGGAACGATGACCTCAGCCAGACCCTGCAGCGCATGGAAGAGAAACTCAAAGGCCTGGCCAAAGAGAACCTGGAGATG AAGGAGAAGATCAGCTCCCACCCACCACTGAAGAAATCCAACTGTAAGTCTCTGAATGACCTGGACCAGGCACACGACGACCAGGAGATTGAGTTCCTTAAGCTGCAGGTACTGGAGCAGCAGAGCATCATCGACGAGCTGACAAGA GACAGGGAAAAGCTCCTGCGGAAGAAGAGGCATAAACGAAGCAACAGGCAAATAAAG AGGCACATTGTAGTGGACACCTTCTTCGGATACGATGAGGAATCCATGGACTCGGAGACGTCCTCCGTGGCTTCATTTCGCATGGACCGCACCCCAGCCACTCCCGATGAAGACCTGGATGAG GGACTGGCTAACGAGGAGTCGGAGCTGCGCTTCAGGCAGCTGACCAGAGAATACCAGGCCTTACAGAGGGCATACGCCCTGCTACAGGAACATCAAGGGGGCCTTCTAGACGCTGAGATGGAAGCTAAG gcTCAGGAGCAGCTCCATGCAGACGTTCTCAGGTACAAGGCCAAGATAGAAGACCTGGAGAAGGAGCTTGCCCACAAAGGACAG GACTCCAAGTGGGTAGAGGAGAAACAGTTGTTCTTCAGGAGGAATCAGGAGCTGCTGGATAAG GTGGAGAAGTTGGATGGAAAATGTAGTCGACAGCAACAGGAGCTGCAAGATTCCAAGGACCAGAATGAGCTCCTGGAATTCAGAATACTGGAACTAGAG GAGCGTGAGCGGAAATCCCCTCCGTTTAATCATCTCCGCATGCATCCGTTCTCCGAGGGTGTCAGCGCCCTGCAGATCTACTGCATGAAGGAAGGAGTGAAG GATGTCTGTATACCTGACCTGATCAAGCTGCTAGACATTCTGGGTGATAACGGG aacTTGCGAAATGAGGAGCAAGTGGCCATTATTCAAGCTAGCACTGTCCTCTCTCTTGCTGAAAAG TGGATACAACAGATCGAGGGCACAGAGGCAGCGCTGCACCAGAAGATGATGGATCTGGAGCTAGAGATG GAGATGTTCTGCAAGCAGAAAGGCTATTTGGAGGAGGAGCTGGATTACAGGAAGTCAGCCCTGGATCAGGCCTACGTG caaaTCCAGGAGCTGGAGGCTACTCTGTACAACGCACTGCAGCAGGATAAGGTGATCGGATACGGTGAGCCTCTCAGTGACATGCAGAAGGATGAGCTTCGTACGTCCGTGGAGAAGTTACGCAGGCAGATGCTGAGGAAGAGCCGAGAGTTCGACTGTCAGGTCTTGGCTGAGAGGATGGAGCTGCTCCACCAGGCCCATCAG
- the LOC135548822 gene encoding janus kinase and microtubule-interacting protein 2-like isoform X3, with amino-acid sequence MAKKGRTKGEKPEALISALQAANEDLRSKLTDIQIELHQEKCKVSKLEREKVQECKRIREQEQHRHTATLTEQRAKWHEEKQKELQALRENLVRQHEQEQARVAKIKDQENQRLKAALSAMRDGSGEKVRTALTLEAKEEARRFFDVERVKLLQEISELKQNKKQMDEALSTMIQADKMKAGDLRSEHQMHQDQISKIKWDSEKDIRRLVDEIKSKERTIFSLEKELENAIGLQQKMQMQKDALDDQLFLVKEAECNLGSPKREIPGRAGDGAEHCGSPVRHRKAEGNLEMDMRRNQRRMADLNSTIRKLEDRNSLLVDERNELLKRVRESEKQCKPMLEKNKMLNKRNDDLSQTLQRMEEKLKGLAKENLEMKEKISSHPPLKKSNCKSLNDLDQAHDDQEIEFLKLQVLEQQSIIDELTRDREKLLRKKRHKRSNRQIKRHIVVDTFFGYDEESMDSETSSVASFRMDRTPATPDEDLDEGLANEESELRFRQLTREYQALQRAYALLQEHQGGLLDAEMEAKAQEQLHADVLRYKAKIEDLEKELAHKGQDSKWVEEKQLFFRRNQELLDKVEKLDGKCSRQQQELQDSKDQNELLEFRILELEERERKSPPFNHLRMHPFSEGVSALQIYCMKEGVKDVCIPDLIKLLDILGDNGNLRNEEQVAIIQASTVLSLAEKWIQQIEGTEAALHQKMMDLELEMEMFCKQKGYLEEELDYRKSALDQAYVQIQELEATLYNALQQDKVIGYGEPLSDMQKDELRTSVEKLRRQMLRKSREFDCQVLAERMELLHQAHQRIRDLEDKTDIQRRQIKDLEEKFLFLFLFFSLAFIIWP; translated from the exons ATGGCGAAGAAGGGCCGTACCAAGGGCGAGAAGCCCGAAGCGCTCATCTCTGCCCTACAGGCGGCTAACGAAGATCTCAGGTCCAAACTGACTGACATTCAAATAGAACTGCATCAAGAGAAATGCAAG GTGAGTAAGTTGGAGCGTGAGAAGGTGCAAGAGTGCAAGCGGATCCGGGAGCAGGAGCAGCACCGGCACACGGCCACGCTGACAGAGCAGCGAGCCAAATGGCACGAAGAGAAGCAAAAAGAGCTCCAGGCACTCAGGGAGAACCTGGTCCGCCAGCACGAGCAGGAGCAGGCCCGGGTGGCCAAGATCAAGGACCAAGAGAACCAGCGGCTCAAGGCGGCGCTGAGCGCCATGCGGGACGGCAGCGGAGAGAAGGTGCGCACGGCGCTGACCCTAGAGGCCAAGGAGGAGGCACGACGCTTTTTCGACGTGGAGAGGGTCAAGCTGCTGCAAGAGATCTCGGAGCTCAAGCAGAACAAAAAGCAGATGGACGAGGCACTCAGCACCATGATTCAGGCGGATAAGATGAAGGCCGGGGATCTGCGCTCCGAGCATCAGATGCATCAGGATCAGATCTCCAAAATCAAGTGGGACAGCGAGAAGGACATCCGCAGACTG GTGGATGAGATCAAATCCAAAGAGCGCACCATCTTCTCTCTGGAGAAGGAGCTGGAGAATGCCATTGGCTTGCAGCAGAAGATGCAGATGCAAAAGGATGCCCTGGATGACCAGCTGTTCCTGGTCAAGGAGGCAGAGTGTAACCTGGGCAGCCCCAAGAGAGAGATCCCCGGGCGGGCTGGGGACGGGGCGGAGCACTGTGGCAGCCCGGTACGACATAGAAAGGCAGAGGGGAACTTGGAAATG GACATGCGCAGGAACCAGAGACGCATGGCTGACCTCAACTCCACCATCCGCAAGCTGGAGGACCGCAACTCACTGCTAGTGGATGAGAGGAATGAACTG ctaaAGCGTGTGCGGGAGTCGGAGAAGCAGTGCAAGCCCATGCTGGAAAAGAACAAGATGCTGAACAAGAGGAACGATGACCTCAGCCAGACCCTGCAGCGCATGGAAGAGAAACTCAAAGGCCTGGCCAAAGAGAACCTGGAGATG AAGGAGAAGATCAGCTCCCACCCACCACTGAAGAAATCCAACTGTAAGTCTCTGAATGACCTGGACCAGGCACACGACGACCAGGAGATTGAGTTCCTTAAGCTGCAGGTACTGGAGCAGCAGAGCATCATCGACGAGCTGACAAGA GACAGGGAAAAGCTCCTGCGGAAGAAGAGGCATAAACGAAGCAACAGGCAAATAAAG AGGCACATTGTAGTGGACACCTTCTTCGGATACGATGAGGAATCCATGGACTCGGAGACGTCCTCCGTGGCTTCATTTCGCATGGACCGCACCCCAGCCACTCCCGATGAAGACCTGGATGAG GGACTGGCTAACGAGGAGTCGGAGCTGCGCTTCAGGCAGCTGACCAGAGAATACCAGGCCTTACAGAGGGCATACGCCCTGCTACAGGAACATCAAGGGGGCCTTCTAGACGCTGAGATGGAAGCTAAG gcTCAGGAGCAGCTCCATGCAGACGTTCTCAGGTACAAGGCCAAGATAGAAGACCTGGAGAAGGAGCTTGCCCACAAAGGACAG GACTCCAAGTGGGTAGAGGAGAAACAGTTGTTCTTCAGGAGGAATCAGGAGCTGCTGGATAAG GTGGAGAAGTTGGATGGAAAATGTAGTCGACAGCAACAGGAGCTGCAAGATTCCAAGGACCAGAATGAGCTCCTGGAATTCAGAATACTGGAACTAGAG GAGCGTGAGCGGAAATCCCCTCCGTTTAATCATCTCCGCATGCATCCGTTCTCCGAGGGTGTCAGCGCCCTGCAGATCTACTGCATGAAGGAAGGAGTGAAG GATGTCTGTATACCTGACCTGATCAAGCTGCTAGACATTCTGGGTGATAACGGG aacTTGCGAAATGAGGAGCAAGTGGCCATTATTCAAGCTAGCACTGTCCTCTCTCTTGCTGAAAAG TGGATACAACAGATCGAGGGCACAGAGGCAGCGCTGCACCAGAAGATGATGGATCTGGAGCTAGAGATG GAGATGTTCTGCAAGCAGAAAGGCTATTTGGAGGAGGAGCTGGATTACAGGAAGTCAGCCCTGGATCAGGCCTACGTG caaaTCCAGGAGCTGGAGGCTACTCTGTACAACGCACTGCAGCAGGATAAGGTGATCGGATACGGTGAGCCTCTCAGTGACATGCAGAAGGATGAGCTTCGTACGTCCGTGGAGAAGTTACGCAGGCAGATGCTGAGGAAGAGCCGAGAGTTCGACTGTCAGGTCTTGGCTGAGAGGATGGAGCTGCTCCACCAGGCCCATCAG
- the LOC135548822 gene encoding janus kinase and microtubule-interacting protein 2-like isoform X2 produces the protein MAKKGRTKGEKPEALISALQAANEDLRSKLTDIQIELHQEKCKVSKLEREKVQECKRIREQEQHRHTATLTEQRAKWHEEKQKELQALRENLVRQHEQEQARVAKIKDQENQRLKAALSAMRDGSGEKVRTALTLEAKEEARRFFDVERVKLLQEISELKQNKKQMDEALSTMIQADKMKAGDLRSEHQMHQDQISKIKWDSEKDIRRLVDEIKSKERTIFSLEKELENAIGLQQKMQMQKDALDDQLFLVKEAECNLGSPKREIPGRAGDGAEHCGSPDMRRNQRRMADLNSTIRKLEDRNSLLVDERNELLKRVRESEKQCKPMLEKNKMLNKRNDDLSQTLQRMEEKLKGLAKENLEMKEKISSHPPLKKSNCKSLNDLDQAHDDQEIEFLKLQVLEQQSIIDELTRDREKLLRKKRHKRSNRQIKRHIVVDTFFGYDEESMDSETSSVASFRMDRTPATPDEDLDEGLANEESELRFRQLTREYQALQRAYALLQEHQGGLLDAEMEAKAQEQLHADVLRYKAKIEDLEKELAHKGQDSKWVEEKQLFFRRNQELLDKVEKLDGKCSRQQQELQDSKDQNELLEFRILELEERERKSPPFNHLRMHPFSEGVSALQIYCMKEGVKDVCIPDLIKLLDILGDNGNLRNEEQVAIIQASTVLSLAEKWIQQIEGTEAALHQKMMDLELEMEMFCKQKGYLEEELDYRKSALDQAYVQIQELEATLYNALQQDKVIGYGEPLSDMQKDELRTSVEKLRRQMLRKSREFDCQVLAERMELLHQAHQRIRDLEDKTDIQRRQIKDLEEKPGDCVCDRSGFHFLARVVIVSGNGHGWEFTPL, from the exons ATGGCGAAGAAGGGCCGTACCAAGGGCGAGAAGCCCGAAGCGCTCATCTCTGCCCTACAGGCGGCTAACGAAGATCTCAGGTCCAAACTGACTGACATTCAAATAGAACTGCATCAAGAGAAATGCAAG GTGAGTAAGTTGGAGCGTGAGAAGGTGCAAGAGTGCAAGCGGATCCGGGAGCAGGAGCAGCACCGGCACACGGCCACGCTGACAGAGCAGCGAGCCAAATGGCACGAAGAGAAGCAAAAAGAGCTCCAGGCACTCAGGGAGAACCTGGTCCGCCAGCACGAGCAGGAGCAGGCCCGGGTGGCCAAGATCAAGGACCAAGAGAACCAGCGGCTCAAGGCGGCGCTGAGCGCCATGCGGGACGGCAGCGGAGAGAAGGTGCGCACGGCGCTGACCCTAGAGGCCAAGGAGGAGGCACGACGCTTTTTCGACGTGGAGAGGGTCAAGCTGCTGCAAGAGATCTCGGAGCTCAAGCAGAACAAAAAGCAGATGGACGAGGCACTCAGCACCATGATTCAGGCGGATAAGATGAAGGCCGGGGATCTGCGCTCCGAGCATCAGATGCATCAGGATCAGATCTCCAAAATCAAGTGGGACAGCGAGAAGGACATCCGCAGACTG GTGGATGAGATCAAATCCAAAGAGCGCACCATCTTCTCTCTGGAGAAGGAGCTGGAGAATGCCATTGGCTTGCAGCAGAAGATGCAGATGCAAAAGGATGCCCTGGATGACCAGCTGTTCCTGGTCAAGGAGGCAGAGTGTAACCTGGGCAGCCCCAAGAGAGAGATCCCCGGGCGGGCTGGGGACGGGGCGGAGCACTGTGGCAGCCCG GACATGCGCAGGAACCAGAGACGCATGGCTGACCTCAACTCCACCATCCGCAAGCTGGAGGACCGCAACTCACTGCTAGTGGATGAGAGGAATGAACTG ctaaAGCGTGTGCGGGAGTCGGAGAAGCAGTGCAAGCCCATGCTGGAAAAGAACAAGATGCTGAACAAGAGGAACGATGACCTCAGCCAGACCCTGCAGCGCATGGAAGAGAAACTCAAAGGCCTGGCCAAAGAGAACCTGGAGATG AAGGAGAAGATCAGCTCCCACCCACCACTGAAGAAATCCAACTGTAAGTCTCTGAATGACCTGGACCAGGCACACGACGACCAGGAGATTGAGTTCCTTAAGCTGCAGGTACTGGAGCAGCAGAGCATCATCGACGAGCTGACAAGA GACAGGGAAAAGCTCCTGCGGAAGAAGAGGCATAAACGAAGCAACAGGCAAATAAAG AGGCACATTGTAGTGGACACCTTCTTCGGATACGATGAGGAATCCATGGACTCGGAGACGTCCTCCGTGGCTTCATTTCGCATGGACCGCACCCCAGCCACTCCCGATGAAGACCTGGATGAG GGACTGGCTAACGAGGAGTCGGAGCTGCGCTTCAGGCAGCTGACCAGAGAATACCAGGCCTTACAGAGGGCATACGCCCTGCTACAGGAACATCAAGGGGGCCTTCTAGACGCTGAGATGGAAGCTAAG gcTCAGGAGCAGCTCCATGCAGACGTTCTCAGGTACAAGGCCAAGATAGAAGACCTGGAGAAGGAGCTTGCCCACAAAGGACAG GACTCCAAGTGGGTAGAGGAGAAACAGTTGTTCTTCAGGAGGAATCAGGAGCTGCTGGATAAG GTGGAGAAGTTGGATGGAAAATGTAGTCGACAGCAACAGGAGCTGCAAGATTCCAAGGACCAGAATGAGCTCCTGGAATTCAGAATACTGGAACTAGAG GAGCGTGAGCGGAAATCCCCTCCGTTTAATCATCTCCGCATGCATCCGTTCTCCGAGGGTGTCAGCGCCCTGCAGATCTACTGCATGAAGGAAGGAGTGAAG GATGTCTGTATACCTGACCTGATCAAGCTGCTAGACATTCTGGGTGATAACGGG aacTTGCGAAATGAGGAGCAAGTGGCCATTATTCAAGCTAGCACTGTCCTCTCTCTTGCTGAAAAG TGGATACAACAGATCGAGGGCACAGAGGCAGCGCTGCACCAGAAGATGATGGATCTGGAGCTAGAGATG GAGATGTTCTGCAAGCAGAAAGGCTATTTGGAGGAGGAGCTGGATTACAGGAAGTCAGCCCTGGATCAGGCCTACGTG caaaTCCAGGAGCTGGAGGCTACTCTGTACAACGCACTGCAGCAGGATAAGGTGATCGGATACGGTGAGCCTCTCAGTGACATGCAGAAGGATGAGCTTCGTACGTCCGTGGAGAAGTTACGCAGGCAGATGCTGAGGAAGAGCCGAGAGTTCGACTGTCAGGTCTTGGCTGAGAGGATGGAGCTGCTCCACCAGGCCCATCAG
- the LOC135548822 gene encoding janus kinase and microtubule-interacting protein 2-like isoform X1, with product MAKKGRTKGEKPEALISALQAANEDLRSKLTDIQIELHQEKCKVSKLEREKVQECKRIREQEQHRHTATLTEQRAKWHEEKQKELQALRENLVRQHEQEQARVAKIKDQENQRLKAALSAMRDGSGEKVRTALTLEAKEEARRFFDVERVKLLQEISELKQNKKQMDEALSTMIQADKMKAGDLRSEHQMHQDQISKIKWDSEKDIRRLVDEIKSKERTIFSLEKELENAIGLQQKMQMQKDALDDQLFLVKEAECNLGSPKREIPGRAGDGAEHCGSPVRHRKAEGNLEMDMRRNQRRMADLNSTIRKLEDRNSLLVDERNELLKRVRESEKQCKPMLEKNKMLNKRNDDLSQTLQRMEEKLKGLAKENLEMKEKISSHPPLKKSNCKSLNDLDQAHDDQEIEFLKLQVLEQQSIIDELTRDREKLLRKKRHKRSNRQIKRHIVVDTFFGYDEESMDSETSSVASFRMDRTPATPDEDLDEGLANEESELRFRQLTREYQALQRAYALLQEHQGGLLDAEMEAKAQEQLHADVLRYKAKIEDLEKELAHKGQDSKWVEEKQLFFRRNQELLDKVEKLDGKCSRQQQELQDSKDQNELLEFRILELEERERKSPPFNHLRMHPFSEGVSALQIYCMKEGVKDVCIPDLIKLLDILGDNGNLRNEEQVAIIQASTVLSLAEKWIQQIEGTEAALHQKMMDLELEMEMFCKQKGYLEEELDYRKSALDQAYVQIQELEATLYNALQQDKVIGYGEPLSDMQKDELRTSVEKLRRQMLRKSREFDCQVLAERMELLHQAHQRIRDLEDKTDIQRRQIKDLEEKPGDCVCDRSGFHFLARVVIVSGNGHGWEFTPL from the exons ATGGCGAAGAAGGGCCGTACCAAGGGCGAGAAGCCCGAAGCGCTCATCTCTGCCCTACAGGCGGCTAACGAAGATCTCAGGTCCAAACTGACTGACATTCAAATAGAACTGCATCAAGAGAAATGCAAG GTGAGTAAGTTGGAGCGTGAGAAGGTGCAAGAGTGCAAGCGGATCCGGGAGCAGGAGCAGCACCGGCACACGGCCACGCTGACAGAGCAGCGAGCCAAATGGCACGAAGAGAAGCAAAAAGAGCTCCAGGCACTCAGGGAGAACCTGGTCCGCCAGCACGAGCAGGAGCAGGCCCGGGTGGCCAAGATCAAGGACCAAGAGAACCAGCGGCTCAAGGCGGCGCTGAGCGCCATGCGGGACGGCAGCGGAGAGAAGGTGCGCACGGCGCTGACCCTAGAGGCCAAGGAGGAGGCACGACGCTTTTTCGACGTGGAGAGGGTCAAGCTGCTGCAAGAGATCTCGGAGCTCAAGCAGAACAAAAAGCAGATGGACGAGGCACTCAGCACCATGATTCAGGCGGATAAGATGAAGGCCGGGGATCTGCGCTCCGAGCATCAGATGCATCAGGATCAGATCTCCAAAATCAAGTGGGACAGCGAGAAGGACATCCGCAGACTG GTGGATGAGATCAAATCCAAAGAGCGCACCATCTTCTCTCTGGAGAAGGAGCTGGAGAATGCCATTGGCTTGCAGCAGAAGATGCAGATGCAAAAGGATGCCCTGGATGACCAGCTGTTCCTGGTCAAGGAGGCAGAGTGTAACCTGGGCAGCCCCAAGAGAGAGATCCCCGGGCGGGCTGGGGACGGGGCGGAGCACTGTGGCAGCCCGGTACGACATAGAAAGGCAGAGGGGAACTTGGAAATG GACATGCGCAGGAACCAGAGACGCATGGCTGACCTCAACTCCACCATCCGCAAGCTGGAGGACCGCAACTCACTGCTAGTGGATGAGAGGAATGAACTG ctaaAGCGTGTGCGGGAGTCGGAGAAGCAGTGCAAGCCCATGCTGGAAAAGAACAAGATGCTGAACAAGAGGAACGATGACCTCAGCCAGACCCTGCAGCGCATGGAAGAGAAACTCAAAGGCCTGGCCAAAGAGAACCTGGAGATG AAGGAGAAGATCAGCTCCCACCCACCACTGAAGAAATCCAACTGTAAGTCTCTGAATGACCTGGACCAGGCACACGACGACCAGGAGATTGAGTTCCTTAAGCTGCAGGTACTGGAGCAGCAGAGCATCATCGACGAGCTGACAAGA GACAGGGAAAAGCTCCTGCGGAAGAAGAGGCATAAACGAAGCAACAGGCAAATAAAG AGGCACATTGTAGTGGACACCTTCTTCGGATACGATGAGGAATCCATGGACTCGGAGACGTCCTCCGTGGCTTCATTTCGCATGGACCGCACCCCAGCCACTCCCGATGAAGACCTGGATGAG GGACTGGCTAACGAGGAGTCGGAGCTGCGCTTCAGGCAGCTGACCAGAGAATACCAGGCCTTACAGAGGGCATACGCCCTGCTACAGGAACATCAAGGGGGCCTTCTAGACGCTGAGATGGAAGCTAAG gcTCAGGAGCAGCTCCATGCAGACGTTCTCAGGTACAAGGCCAAGATAGAAGACCTGGAGAAGGAGCTTGCCCACAAAGGACAG GACTCCAAGTGGGTAGAGGAGAAACAGTTGTTCTTCAGGAGGAATCAGGAGCTGCTGGATAAG GTGGAGAAGTTGGATGGAAAATGTAGTCGACAGCAACAGGAGCTGCAAGATTCCAAGGACCAGAATGAGCTCCTGGAATTCAGAATACTGGAACTAGAG GAGCGTGAGCGGAAATCCCCTCCGTTTAATCATCTCCGCATGCATCCGTTCTCCGAGGGTGTCAGCGCCCTGCAGATCTACTGCATGAAGGAAGGAGTGAAG GATGTCTGTATACCTGACCTGATCAAGCTGCTAGACATTCTGGGTGATAACGGG aacTTGCGAAATGAGGAGCAAGTGGCCATTATTCAAGCTAGCACTGTCCTCTCTCTTGCTGAAAAG TGGATACAACAGATCGAGGGCACAGAGGCAGCGCTGCACCAGAAGATGATGGATCTGGAGCTAGAGATG GAGATGTTCTGCAAGCAGAAAGGCTATTTGGAGGAGGAGCTGGATTACAGGAAGTCAGCCCTGGATCAGGCCTACGTG caaaTCCAGGAGCTGGAGGCTACTCTGTACAACGCACTGCAGCAGGATAAGGTGATCGGATACGGTGAGCCTCTCAGTGACATGCAGAAGGATGAGCTTCGTACGTCCGTGGAGAAGTTACGCAGGCAGATGCTGAGGAAGAGCCGAGAGTTCGACTGTCAGGTCTTGGCTGAGAGGATGGAGCTGCTCCACCAGGCCCATCAG